From the genome of Mycobacteriales bacterium, one region includes:
- a CDS encoding RraA family protein: protein MKELPDWLASTVASDATEGRGVIDTDLIAFSPERTVVGPALVVKVSRDDNVAMADVPAAVAGPGMVLVVAGGHESRTAVLGDLVARELLAAGVTAVVTDAPIRDSRAVAELGLAVWARKSTPTKSSKNGPGSVGGSVEIGGVRVSDGDIVVADADGVVVWPQAEVGVLLEKAEAKQRADAERLAKLTAR from the coding sequence GTGAAGGAGCTTCCTGACTGGCTGGCGAGCACCGTGGCGTCGGACGCGACCGAGGGCCGCGGCGTGATCGACACCGACCTCATCGCGTTCTCTCCGGAGCGGACCGTGGTCGGTCCGGCCTTGGTCGTCAAGGTGTCGCGCGACGACAACGTCGCCATGGCGGACGTGCCGGCCGCTGTCGCTGGGCCGGGCATGGTGCTGGTCGTCGCGGGCGGCCACGAGTCACGCACCGCCGTACTCGGCGACCTGGTGGCTCGTGAGCTGCTGGCGGCCGGTGTGACCGCGGTCGTCACGGACGCGCCGATTCGGGACTCGCGGGCGGTCGCCGAGCTCGGTCTCGCGGTGTGGGCACGAAAGAGCACACCGACGAAGTCGTCGAAGAACGGGCCCGGCTCCGTCGGCGGCAGCGTCGAGATCGGCGGGGTGAGGGTGTCCGACGGCGACATCGTGGTGGCCGACGCGGACGGCGTGGTGGTCTGGCCACAGGCCGAGGTAGGCGTGCTGCTCGAGAAGGCCGAGGCGAAGCAGCGCGCAGACGCCGAGCGGTTGGCGAAGCTGACCGCTCGCTAG
- a CDS encoding RNA methyltransferase encodes MGVGPHPRPWPQDARLDPELLEHGDRRNVVDRYRYWRSDAIMADLAERRRGFHVAIENWQHDFNIGTVVRNANAFCAAAVHVVGNRRWNRRGAMVTDRYVEVRHHAQFHDLAGWAAGEGLPLIGVDLLPGSVSIVDADLPKRCVMVFGQEGPGLSPAAREACGTVLHIPQEGSTRSINAGVASGIAMFEWVRRYG; translated from the coding sequence GTGGGTGTCGGGCCGCACCCGCGGCCCTGGCCGCAGGACGCCCGGCTCGACCCGGAGCTGCTCGAGCACGGGGACCGGCGCAACGTCGTCGACCGCTACCGCTACTGGCGCAGCGACGCGATCATGGCGGACCTCGCCGAGCGGCGACGCGGCTTCCATGTGGCGATCGAGAACTGGCAGCACGACTTCAACATCGGCACGGTCGTTCGCAACGCCAACGCCTTCTGTGCCGCCGCCGTCCACGTCGTCGGCAACCGGCGCTGGAACCGGCGCGGCGCGATGGTGACCGACCGGTACGTCGAAGTCCGCCACCACGCGCAGTTCCACGACCTCGCCGGGTGGGCGGCGGGCGAGGGTCTGCCGCTCATCGGCGTGGATCTGCTGCCCGGGTCGGTCAGCATCGTCGACGCCGACCTGCCGAAGCGTTGCGTGATGGTCTTCGGGCAGGAAGGTCCCGGGCTCTCGCCGGCGGCCCGGGAGGCCTGCGGCACGGTGCTGCACATCCCGCAGGAAGGGTCGACCCGCTCCATCAACGCAGGAGTGGCGTCGGGGATTGCGATGTTCGAATGGGTACGCCGCTACGGCTGA
- the msrA gene encoding peptide-methionine (S)-S-oxide reductase MsrA has product MVDATEALPGRDVRPFAITNRHFVLGTPLEPPYPGTVEVAYFGMGCFWGAERLFWQIDGVVSTAVGYQGGYTPNPTYEEVCSARTGHAEVVKVVYDPERIAYDALLKVFWESHDPTQGMRQGNDVGTQYRSTIYTTTDPQLKAAADSREVYQPAFNGAGYGDITAEIAPAGEFYYAEDYHQQYLARSPNGYCGIKGTGVSCTIG; this is encoded by the coding sequence ATGGTCGACGCGACCGAGGCGCTGCCCGGGCGTGACGTTCGACCGTTCGCCATCACCAACCGCCACTTCGTGCTGGGTACGCCGCTCGAGCCGCCCTACCCCGGCACCGTCGAGGTCGCGTACTTCGGCATGGGTTGCTTCTGGGGGGCGGAGCGGCTGTTCTGGCAGATCGACGGCGTGGTCTCGACCGCGGTGGGCTACCAGGGCGGGTACACGCCGAACCCGACCTACGAGGAGGTCTGCTCGGCGCGTACCGGGCACGCCGAGGTCGTCAAGGTCGTCTACGACCCGGAGCGCATCGCCTACGACGCGCTGCTGAAGGTGTTCTGGGAGTCACACGACCCGACGCAGGGGATGCGCCAGGGCAACGACGTCGGCACGCAGTACCGCTCGACGATCTACACGACCACTGACCCTCAGCTGAAGGCCGCGGCTGACTCGCGCGAGGTCTACCAGCCGGCGTTCAACGGTGCCGGGTACGGCGACATCACCGCCGAGATCGCGCCGGCGGGGGAGTTCTACTACGCCGAGGACTACCACCAGCAGTATCTGGCACGTAGTCCGAACGGCTACTGCGGGATCAAGGGGACCGGGGTCTCCTGCACGATCGGCTGA
- a CDS encoding D-alanyl-D-alanine carboxypeptidase produces the protein MASPRLARTLIAAALVTSTALTLTSAAAAPPTPAPGSPSASPTASPTPTASPSATTSPAALARLASRVRAAMRGATAAHVDYQIQVQGVGTIMQNASTVSAPASNEKLLTSLTLLNLVGPSFRYDTTVSGTSDLGSDGTLDGDLVLTGSGDPTLTRRDLAAMAHSLANAGLAHVTGRLVVDDTRYSHTTLAPGWKRDFVPEESGTVDAFTVNNNDWRSGTAFDADPTRDNAGLWRTALHNAGITVAGPTVVGASPATLVPLWSHHSRPLSAIVEMTLNESINFYAEMMLREAGYQRSGHGSLTTGTAAVRAQAAALHIPIGVVRDGSGLSYADRQSPATFTALLDELPTQPKAYQTIYDGLPRSCTPPGTLEYRLCGFKGLVRAKTGTLDRISSLSGYTITNNDRGVVFSFLLSGIGNVSAANDRIDATIRAVINSNA, from the coding sequence ATGGCCTCCCCCAGACTGGCCCGGACCCTGATCGCAGCAGCGCTGGTCACCTCGACGGCGCTCACGCTCACCTCCGCGGCGGCCGCTCCACCCACACCCGCCCCTGGGTCGCCGTCTGCTTCACCGACGGCCTCGCCCACCCCGACCGCGAGCCCGTCCGCCACGACGTCGCCCGCGGCGCTCGCTCGGCTCGCCTCGCGCGTCCGCGCGGCGATGCGCGGCGCCACCGCCGCCCACGTCGACTACCAGATCCAGGTGCAAGGGGTCGGCACGATCATGCAGAACGCGTCGACGGTGAGCGCTCCGGCGAGCAACGAGAAGCTGCTGACGTCGCTGACCCTGCTCAACCTCGTCGGGCCCAGCTTCCGGTACGACACGACGGTCTCCGGCACCTCCGACCTCGGCAGCGACGGCACGCTCGACGGTGACCTGGTGCTGACCGGCTCCGGCGACCCGACCCTCACCCGACGAGACCTCGCCGCGATGGCCCACTCACTGGCGAACGCCGGCCTCGCCCACGTCACCGGACGGCTCGTCGTGGACGACACCCGGTACTCCCACACCACACTTGCGCCCGGCTGGAAGCGGGACTTCGTGCCCGAAGAGTCCGGCACCGTCGACGCGTTCACCGTCAACAACAACGACTGGCGCTCCGGGACCGCCTTCGACGCCGACCCGACGCGCGACAACGCGGGGTTGTGGCGTACCGCGCTTCACAACGCGGGAATCACCGTCGCCGGGCCGACGGTCGTCGGCGCCTCACCGGCCACCCTCGTCCCGCTGTGGTCGCACCACTCGCGCCCGCTGTCGGCCATCGTCGAGATGACGCTGAACGAGTCGATCAACTTCTACGCCGAGATGATGCTGCGAGAGGCGGGCTATCAGCGCTCCGGTCACGGCAGCCTGACGACCGGGACCGCCGCGGTGCGCGCCCAGGCGGCCGCCCTTCACATCCCGATCGGGGTCGTGCGGGACGGGTCCGGGTTGTCCTACGCCGACCGGCAGTCCCCCGCGACCTTCACCGCGCTGCTGGACGAGCTGCCGACACAGCCGAAGGCCTACCAGACGATCTACGACGGACTGCCCCGGTCCTGCACGCCGCCGGGCACCCTGGAGTACCGGCTGTGCGGCTTCAAAGGTTTGGTGCGCGCCAAGACCGGCACCCTCGACCGGATCAGCAGCCTGTCCGGCTACACCATCACCAACAACGACCGCGGCGTGGTGTTCTCGTTCCTGCTCAGCGGCATCGGCAACGTGAGCGCCGCGAACGACCGGATCGACGCCACGATCCGAGCGGTGATCAACAGCAACGCCTAG
- a CDS encoding DUF6319 family protein, whose product MPTRRATTPPPLTDDDVDSLRAKVANGEKPRVVVRAASASVAAGTRGNVIRMGDPKESEYIVVRLGKDEVPFAPAELGMPGRTAPQPEARTAARPATARPATDRPASTPPAAARPAAARPAATRRGAARTATKRVPPLSVTLRFSGGAWTVEAQRGARRLARPTALRPGAVTALADHLDDDSLRDALVEAVESCRSVVEAQRAELRAKLEAAEAALRDYDAKPRRR is encoded by the coding sequence GTGCCCACCCGCCGCGCCACCACGCCTCCCCCGCTCACCGACGACGACGTGGACTCGTTGCGCGCCAAGGTCGCCAACGGCGAGAAGCCACGAGTGGTGGTGCGTGCCGCCTCCGCGTCCGTCGCCGCGGGCACGCGCGGCAACGTGATTCGGATGGGGGATCCCAAGGAGAGCGAGTACATCGTCGTGCGGCTCGGCAAGGACGAGGTGCCGTTCGCCCCTGCCGAGCTCGGCATGCCGGGACGGACGGCACCCCAACCCGAAGCCCGTACCGCTGCGCGGCCGGCGACTGCGCGGCCGGCGACGGATCGGCCGGCATCTACCCCACCGGCGGCCGCCCGCCCCGCCGCTGCCAGACCAGCCGCGACCCGCCGCGGCGCAGCGCGTACCGCCACGAAGCGGGTCCCGCCGCTGTCGGTGACGTTGCGCTTCTCGGGCGGAGCCTGGACCGTGGAGGCGCAACGCGGCGCACGGCGGCTGGCCCGACCGACCGCGTTGCGGCCTGGCGCGGTGACCGCGCTGGCCGACCACCTCGACGACGACTCACTCCGCGACGCCCTCGTCGAAGCCGTCGAGTCCTGCCGTTCGGTCGTCGAGGCACAGCGCGCCGAGCTGCGCGCAAAGCTCGAAGCCGCCGAGGCGGCGCTTCGCGACTACGACGCGAAGCCTCGTCGCCGGTGA
- a CDS encoding co-chaperone GroES: protein MTVPDKLPIKMLHDRVLVSIDPDAGERRSNGGIVIPATAKMGHRLAWAEVVAIGRTVRTMEVGDRVLFDPEDRSEVELHGAAYVLLRERDVHAVAAERLDDGESAPGLYL from the coding sequence GTGACCGTGCCGGACAAGCTGCCGATCAAGATGTTGCACGACCGCGTCCTCGTGAGCATCGACCCAGACGCTGGCGAGCGCCGCTCCAACGGCGGCATCGTCATCCCGGCTACCGCCAAGATGGGCCACCGGCTGGCGTGGGCCGAAGTGGTCGCGATCGGACGTACCGTCCGCACGATGGAGGTCGGCGACCGGGTGCTGTTCGACCCGGAGGACCGCTCCGAAGTCGAGCTGCACGGCGCGGCGTACGTGCTGCTGCGCGAGCGTGACGTCCATGCGGTTGCCGCGGAACGTCTCGATGACGGCGAGAGCGCACCCGGTCTGTATCTATAG
- a CDS encoding TspO/MBR family protein has protein sequence MPSSRNIRALGLAGSLGGITTTAGTGAVLIAASRPWYDSLDKPRWASPTIAFAPAWSVVAASQAVGAWLAWRADDDRDALDVPAVSSYAVQLWLSLAWLLLFFGFRRPGVALLEVAVLWVALALTVAEFGRRHRIAAALMVPSLLAVTYLGLLNLAVWRRNRSE, from the coding sequence GTGCCGTCCAGCCGGAACATTCGCGCGCTCGGACTAGCCGGCTCGCTCGGCGGGATCACGACCACCGCCGGCACCGGCGCGGTGCTGATCGCTGCCAGCCGTCCCTGGTACGACAGTCTCGACAAGCCTCGCTGGGCGAGTCCCACGATCGCGTTCGCGCCCGCCTGGTCGGTCGTCGCGGCGAGCCAGGCGGTCGGCGCGTGGCTCGCGTGGCGCGCCGACGACGACCGCGACGCCCTCGACGTACCGGCGGTCTCCTCCTACGCCGTCCAGCTCTGGCTGAGCCTGGCGTGGCTGCTGCTGTTCTTCGGCTTCCGCAGGCCCGGCGTCGCGCTGCTCGAGGTGGCCGTGCTCTGGGTCGCGCTGGCTTTGACGGTCGCCGAGTTCGGGCGGCGTCACCGGATCGCGGCCGCGCTCATGGTCCCGTCGCTGCTGGCCGTCACCTACCTCGGCCTGCTCAACCTCGCCGTCTGGCGCCGCAACCGCAGCGAGTAG
- a CDS encoding YkgJ family cysteine cluster protein, with the protein MLGACSACGDCCDPVWYPLGPADIRQSANTTGSLDLSFAAAHWSATGDRSEEMYAYRCDRFDAVTRLCTAHDSRPPICRAYPIAVNLLPARCTVR; encoded by the coding sequence GTGCTCGGAGCGTGCAGCGCGTGCGGCGACTGCTGCGATCCGGTCTGGTATCCACTCGGGCCGGCCGACATCCGACAGTCGGCGAACACGACCGGTTCGCTCGACCTCAGCTTCGCCGCCGCGCACTGGTCTGCGACCGGCGACCGGAGCGAGGAGATGTACGCCTACCGGTGCGATCGGTTCGACGCGGTCACGCGGTTGTGCACCGCGCACGACTCCCGGCCGCCGATCTGCCGTGCCTACCCGATCGCGGTCAACCTGCTTCCGGCACGCTGCACCGTCCGCTGA
- a CDS encoding carbon-nitrogen hydrolase family protein: protein MRIAVAQFAADLDKEANRTRVVASVDAAADHGAHLIITPEASMHDFGDRDLALGPVAEPLDGPFVAALAEVAKRRGVTVVAGMFETAGEDRVYNTVVAVDGSGTLIGSYRKQHLFDALGWMESDRLLPGEPNDRLTFDCAGMSVGVMTCYDVRFPELARALADDGAELVAIPSAWVAGPSKLAQWRALTTARAIENVCYIAGAVQTPPSYTGGSIVVDPWGDVLASLDEQDGIAVADVDPARVAECRQKMPSLANRRWKVEPR from the coding sequence GTGAGGATCGCCGTCGCGCAGTTCGCCGCCGACCTGGACAAGGAGGCGAACCGGACCCGCGTCGTGGCGAGCGTCGACGCCGCCGCCGATCACGGTGCGCACCTGATCATCACCCCTGAGGCGTCGATGCACGACTTCGGCGACCGCGACCTCGCGTTGGGGCCTGTCGCCGAGCCGCTGGACGGTCCCTTCGTGGCGGCGCTCGCCGAGGTCGCGAAGCGACGAGGAGTCACCGTCGTGGCGGGAATGTTCGAGACAGCCGGGGAGGATCGCGTCTACAACACGGTCGTCGCCGTGGACGGGTCGGGCACGCTGATCGGCAGTTACCGCAAGCAGCATCTGTTCGACGCGCTGGGCTGGATGGAGTCCGACCGGCTGCTGCCGGGCGAGCCGAACGATCGGCTGACCTTCGACTGCGCCGGGATGTCGGTCGGCGTCATGACCTGCTACGACGTCCGGTTTCCCGAACTGGCCCGTGCGCTCGCCGACGACGGCGCCGAGTTGGTCGCGATCCCGTCGGCGTGGGTGGCCGGACCGAGCAAGCTCGCCCAGTGGCGAGCGTTGACCACCGCGCGGGCGATCGAGAACGTCTGTTACATCGCGGGCGCCGTACAGACCCCGCCGTCGTACACCGGCGGCAGCATCGTCGTCGACCCGTGGGGCGACGTACTCGCCTCGCTCGACGAGCAGGACGGGATCGCCGTCGCCGACGTCGACCCGGCCCGCGTCGCCGAGTGCCGGCAGAAGATGCCGAGCCTCGCCAACCGGCGCTGGAAGGTCGAACCCCGCTGA
- a CDS encoding SDR family oxidoreductase codes for MSRGTIFVTGASTGIGRATAIRLADAGFTVIPGLRRNEPLPAPVAAPVLLDLADPDSIAPACEEVLARAGGSLVGIVNNAGVNVSGVFEVLPVAEWRMQFEVNLFGHLSVTQALLPALIASRGRVVTVGSIGGRLSLPYLAPYSASKFAVRAWMDALRCELTPQGVRAILIEPGSIATPIWEKGTSAASAHIDDMPEDIQARYRRHMNGALKTAALAARHAIPADRCAKVIERALTAKHPKGRYLVGPDARVEAVISIMPTRVLDGIAAAMMRPSD; via the coding sequence ATGAGTCGTGGAACGATCTTCGTCACAGGCGCGAGCACCGGAATCGGCCGCGCGACAGCGATCCGCCTCGCCGATGCCGGCTTCACCGTGATCCCGGGGTTGCGTCGCAACGAACCGCTGCCGGCGCCGGTCGCCGCCCCGGTCCTTCTCGACCTCGCCGACCCGGACTCGATCGCCCCCGCGTGCGAGGAGGTCCTCGCCCGCGCCGGCGGCAGCCTGGTCGGCATCGTCAACAACGCCGGCGTGAACGTCAGCGGAGTCTTCGAGGTGCTGCCGGTCGCCGAATGGCGGATGCAGTTCGAGGTGAACCTGTTCGGCCACCTTTCCGTCACCCAGGCCCTCCTGCCGGCTCTCATCGCCAGTCGCGGGCGCGTCGTGACCGTCGGCTCGATCGGCGGCCGGTTGTCGCTGCCGTACCTCGCGCCGTACTCCGCCTCGAAGTTCGCAGTCCGCGCGTGGATGGACGCGCTGCGTTGCGAGCTCACACCGCAGGGCGTGCGCGCCATCCTCATCGAGCCCGGCTCGATCGCGACCCCGATCTGGGAGAAGGGCACGTCGGCGGCGAGCGCCCACATCGACGACATGCCAGAGGACATCCAGGCGAGATACCGCCGGCACATGAACGGCGCGCTGAAGACGGCCGCCCTTGCGGCACGGCACGCGATTCCCGCCGATCGCTGCGCGAAGGTGATCGAACGCGCGTTGACCGCCAAGCACCCGAAGGGCCGCTACCTGGTCGGTCCGGACGCGCGCGTGGAGGCCGTGATCTCGATCATGCCGACCCGCGTTCTCGACGGGATCGCAGCGGCGATGATGCGACCGAGCGACTAG
- a CDS encoding NUDIX hydrolase: MALFQDGDGWTLCQAGHQHWGRHGAAGLLLRTVDSTGADHVLLQRRAWWTHHGGTWGVPGGAKASWETPEQAALRELGEEVEMAIDGVTVERIHHDDHGGWSYWTVIATVASPTKARPRSRETAEIRWVASDAVAALELHPGFAATWPILAER, encoded by the coding sequence ATGGCCCTGTTCCAGGACGGCGACGGCTGGACCCTGTGCCAGGCGGGTCACCAGCACTGGGGCCGCCACGGCGCCGCCGGCCTGCTGCTGCGGACGGTCGACTCGACCGGCGCCGACCATGTGCTGCTCCAGCGCCGGGCCTGGTGGACCCATCACGGCGGGACCTGGGGCGTGCCGGGTGGCGCGAAGGCGTCCTGGGAGACGCCCGAGCAGGCGGCGCTTCGCGAGCTCGGCGAAGAGGTCGAGATGGCGATCGACGGTGTGACGGTCGAACGGATCCATCACGACGACCACGGCGGCTGGTCCTACTGGACGGTGATAGCGACGGTCGCGAGCCCCACAAAAGCCCGCCCCCGCAGCCGCGAGACCGCCGAGATCCGCTGGGTCGCAAGCGACGCAGTCGCCGCGCTCGAGCTGCATCCCGGCTTTGCGGCGACCTGGCCGATCCTCGCCGAGCGCTAG
- a CDS encoding pyridoxal phosphate-dependent aminotransferase: protein MVLRGFGTTIFAEMSALATATGAINLGQGFPDTDGPPAMLDRAVHGLRNGENQYPPGPGVPALRDAIAAHRELHYRLSYDPASEVLVTVGATEAVAAAMLGLCDPGDEVVLFEPYYDSYAAAIELAGARRVPVALRPDSSGRFGFDPDELRAAITPRTRLLLINSPHNPTGTVLTGDELAVIAALCRDHDLLVVTDEVYEHLTYDGTAHVPIATLPGMRERCLAISSAGKTFSVTGWKIGWVCGPEPLLRQVNTVKQFLTFTHNPAMQHAVAYALGNELGWVADLRSSLARARDLLADGLERVGMAVTRPEGTYFIQADIRPLGTSDGNAFARQLPHAAGVVGVPTAVFCDSTAGDPFVRFAFCKRPEVIDEAVQRLARFAATVAPSS from the coding sequence ATGGTCCTGCGCGGCTTCGGTACGACGATCTTCGCCGAGATGTCGGCGCTCGCGACCGCGACCGGCGCGATCAATCTCGGCCAGGGGTTCCCGGACACCGACGGACCGCCTGCGATGCTCGACCGAGCCGTTCATGGTCTGCGCAACGGTGAGAACCAGTACCCGCCGGGACCCGGCGTCCCGGCGCTGCGCGATGCGATCGCCGCGCACCGCGAGCTGCACTACCGACTTTCCTACGACCCGGCGAGCGAGGTCCTCGTCACCGTCGGGGCAACCGAGGCAGTCGCCGCCGCCATGCTCGGGTTGTGCGATCCCGGCGACGAGGTCGTCCTGTTCGAGCCGTACTACGACTCCTACGCCGCCGCCATCGAGCTCGCCGGCGCCAGACGGGTGCCCGTGGCGCTGCGTCCCGACTCGTCCGGACGGTTCGGTTTCGATCCCGACGAGCTGCGTGCCGCCATCACCCCGCGCACGCGGCTGCTACTGATCAACTCCCCCCACAACCCGACCGGAACCGTGCTGACCGGCGACGAGCTTGCCGTCATCGCTGCCTTGTGCCGTGACCACGACCTGTTGGTCGTCACCGACGAGGTGTACGAGCACCTCACCTACGACGGCACAGCGCACGTACCGATCGCGACCCTGCCGGGGATGCGCGAGCGGTGCCTGGCGATCTCGAGCGCGGGCAAGACGTTCAGCGTCACCGGCTGGAAGATCGGGTGGGTCTGCGGCCCCGAACCGCTGCTGCGCCAGGTCAACACCGTCAAGCAGTTCCTGACCTTCACCCACAACCCGGCGATGCAGCACGCCGTCGCCTACGCACTGGGCAACGAGCTCGGGTGGGTGGCCGACCTGCGTTCCTCGCTCGCTCGTGCGCGCGACCTGCTCGCCGACGGCCTGGAGCGAGTCGGCATGGCTGTCACGCGCCCAGAGGGGACGTACTTCATCCAGGCCGACATCCGCCCGCTCGGGACCAGCGACGGCAACGCCTTCGCCCGCCAGCTCCCGCACGCCGCTGGGGTGGTCGGCGTCCCGACTGCGGTGTTCTGCGACTCGACCGCCGGCGACCCGTTCGTCAGGTTCGCCTTCTGCAAGCGGCCGGAGGTGATCGACGAGGCAGTTCAGCGGCTGGCGAGGTTCGCGGCAACCGTCGCGCCGAGCTCGTAG
- a CDS encoding HEPN domain-containing protein: MEPTESAGMWWLPETPEAKVPGVLKIDERGSANLELIGCFKDMFAAPTSAGKPTPLTSSALAKAGNYGRICGQSGTDAYTLDSCHRGRLSSALFNGIASEEVRVGRVYKGLWLDRDESASFDQADVRLQWLPFWLMESAIDENWTWEGEGSARTHKMQINVKGLASRSCRPWKGWTVSLNHSAGLRGDSVTGRSVSQEYYFTARTTQPEQVERLLNVLSDVQTLVAFGVNRTVGIERMTLRHPDVHPPDRPQRRYRTPIDFVVPWSYRDTDTAKRLTDHDMAFTFPQIGGMAGVRKFLHAATKHRSSLTRVIASSMAKDMFVSDQLLHRAASLEAFDRVRTNTRKKKIDFKDRLKSSVAYVGSPFTTLVRDTEKWATRITKERNDAAHTLGLGSDAADQYFLARSLYWLYVLSILREANTPKAAFVHIGRNPEFEYVAERLTAMGY, encoded by the coding sequence ATGGAGCCAACAGAATCTGCCGGTATGTGGTGGCTACCTGAGACCCCGGAAGCCAAAGTTCCCGGAGTTCTCAAGATCGATGAGCGCGGGAGCGCAAATCTTGAGTTGATCGGATGCTTTAAGGACATGTTTGCTGCCCCCACATCCGCCGGCAAACCAACACCGTTGACAAGCTCCGCCTTGGCCAAGGCGGGCAACTACGGTCGCATCTGCGGACAGTCCGGAACCGATGCGTACACCCTCGACAGCTGCCACCGAGGTCGCTTGTCGAGCGCCCTCTTCAACGGAATCGCGAGCGAAGAAGTCCGCGTTGGGCGCGTGTACAAAGGACTCTGGCTCGATCGAGACGAAAGCGCTTCGTTCGATCAGGCGGATGTACGACTCCAGTGGTTGCCGTTTTGGCTCATGGAATCAGCCATCGACGAGAACTGGACGTGGGAGGGCGAAGGCTCCGCTCGTACCCACAAAATGCAGATCAACGTGAAGGGACTTGCGTCCCGATCCTGTCGCCCATGGAAGGGCTGGACTGTCAGCTTGAACCACAGTGCGGGTCTCCGTGGCGACAGCGTCACCGGACGCTCGGTCTCGCAGGAGTATTACTTCACCGCGCGCACCACGCAGCCGGAACAGGTTGAAAGGCTCCTCAACGTCCTGTCTGACGTTCAGACGTTGGTGGCCTTCGGCGTGAACAGAACTGTCGGAATAGAGCGCATGACCCTTCGACACCCCGACGTTCATCCGCCGGATCGACCGCAACGTCGATATCGGACGCCGATCGACTTCGTCGTGCCGTGGTCATACCGCGACACCGACACAGCGAAGCGACTCACCGACCACGACATGGCATTCACATTCCCCCAGATCGGCGGCATGGCCGGCGTTCGAAAGTTCCTTCACGCTGCGACGAAACACAGGAGCTCACTCACCCGTGTGATCGCCAGCAGCATGGCGAAGGACATGTTCGTGTCTGATCAGTTGCTCCACCGAGCAGCCTCGCTTGAAGCGTTCGATCGCGTACGCACGAACACACGCAAGAAGAAGATCGATTTCAAGGATCGGCTGAAGAGCTCAGTTGCCTATGTGGGATCGCCATTCACCACTCTGGTACGCGATACGGAGAAGTGGGCAACCCGGATCACGAAGGAGCGCAATGACGCTGCGCACACGTTAGGCCTAGGCAGCGACGCGGCTGATCAATACTTCCTGGCCCGGTCCCTGTATTGGCTGTATGTCTTGAGCATTCTCCGTGAGGCCAACACCCCAAAGGCCGCCTTCGTCCACATTGGAAGAAATCCGGAGTTCGAGTACGTCGCCGAACGCCTCACTGCAATGGGCTACTGA
- a CDS encoding SDR family NAD(P)-dependent oxidoreductase produces MAEITFDGRVAVVTGAGGGLGRTYALEMARRGAKVVVNDLGGSVDGTGGDDTAAQKVVDEIKAAGGEAVPSYDSVSTPEGGENIVKTAVDAFGKVDVVINNAGILRDKSFAKLEWADLDAVLDVHLKGAFYVSQPAFKVMKENGYGRFVFTSSNAGVFGNFGQANYAAAKMGLVGLSNVLAIEGAKAGIKSNVVCPVAATRMTMELLGDAASALQAETVTPLVTFLASEACELTHETFSAAGGRYARVFIGLAQGWYGGKGHTPTAEDVLDNLDQIEKQDGYIVPTSIQDELGALLGVLGG; encoded by the coding sequence ATGGCTGAGATCACTTTTGACGGACGAGTAGCGGTTGTCACCGGCGCCGGTGGCGGACTCGGGCGGACCTACGCCCTCGAGATGGCCCGGCGTGGCGCGAAGGTCGTGGTCAACGACCTCGGCGGGTCGGTCGACGGCACGGGTGGCGACGACACCGCGGCACAGAAGGTCGTCGACGAGATCAAGGCCGCCGGTGGCGAAGCCGTCCCGAGCTATGACTCCGTGTCGACGCCCGAGGGCGGCGAGAACATCGTCAAGACCGCCGTGGACGCGTTCGGCAAGGTCGACGTCGTGATCAACAACGCCGGCATCCTGCGTGACAAGTCCTTCGCGAAACTGGAGTGGGCCGACCTCGACGCGGTCCTCGACGTGCACCTGAAGGGCGCGTTCTACGTGTCGCAGCCGGCGTTCAAGGTGATGAAGGAGAACGGCTACGGCCGGTTCGTCTTCACCTCGTCCAACGCCGGGGTGTTCGGGAACTTCGGCCAGGCCAACTACGCCGCGGCGAAGATGGGTCTCGTGGGGCTGTCGAACGTCCTGGCGATCGAGGGCGCGAAAGCCGGCATCAAGTCCAACGTCGTGTGCCCCGTCGCCGCCACGCGGATGACGATGGAGCTGCTCGGCGACGCCGCCTCCGCTTTGCAGGCCGAGACGGTGACCCCGCTCGTGACCTTCCTGGCCTCGGAGGCGTGCGAGCTCACCCACGAGACGTTCTCGGCGGCCGGTGGCCGCTACGCGCGAGTCTTCATCGGCCTGGCGCAGGGCTGGTACGGCGGCAAGGGACACACCCCGACCGCCGAGGACGTGCTGGACAACCTCGACCAGATCGAGAAGCAGGACGGCTACATCGTCCCGACGTCGATCCAGGACGAGCTCGGCGCGCTGCTCGGCGTACTCGGGGGCTGA